The following are encoded in a window of uncultured Sphaerochaeta sp. genomic DNA:
- a CDS encoding nucleotidyl transferase AbiEii/AbiGii toxin family protein, producing the protein MNLKDLTEQERVDIFNEVGKQKHISSQAIEKDWWVSTILEVLFNSQYKDSIVFKGGTSLSKAWKLISRFSEDIDIAIKREFLGCGGQLTKNQINNRLRRFSCSFVRENLRNEVEEGLHSIGIESDSFNVYVDQSPVTTVDPEKIYISYKSVFEEAPHNSYVKPRVIIEAGARSISDPFVEVGIQSFISETFPDMPFSRRPFTVKIVPAERTFLEKAFLLHEEFHKPTSEIRTDRMSRHLYDLEKMMDTPIAHKAIQDRNLYNEIVTHRKKYIGLKGFDYASLAPEHINFIPPTTISHHWKRDYQAMRENIIYGPSIDYETLIKRIRILNVRFNQSTMVIKIE; encoded by the coding sequence ATGAATCTCAAAGACCTAACAGAACAGGAACGAGTTGATATTTTCAATGAAGTTGGAAAACAAAAACACATAAGTAGCCAAGCAATAGAAAAAGATTGGTGGGTCAGCACTATTCTTGAAGTTCTATTCAACTCCCAGTACAAGGATTCTATAGTTTTCAAGGGAGGTACGTCCTTAAGCAAAGCTTGGAAGCTTATCTCTAGGTTTTCTGAAGATATCGATATTGCAATTAAACGAGAGTTCTTGGGCTGTGGTGGACAGTTAACAAAGAACCAGATAAATAATCGCCTTAGGCGATTTTCATGTTCCTTTGTAAGAGAAAATCTGAGGAATGAAGTTGAGGAAGGACTCCATAGCATTGGAATAGAGAGTGATTCATTCAATGTTTATGTTGATCAAAGCCCTGTTACTACCGTTGATCCAGAAAAGATATACATCTCCTATAAGTCTGTTTTTGAGGAGGCACCACACAATAGTTACGTTAAGCCAAGAGTAATTATTGAAGCTGGTGCACGTAGTATTTCTGATCCTTTCGTAGAAGTTGGTATCCAATCTTTTATCTCCGAAACTTTCCCAGACATGCCTTTTTCCAGAAGACCCTTCACAGTAAAGATTGTTCCCGCCGAACGAACCTTTCTTGAAAAGGCCTTCCTTCTCCATGAAGAATTCCATAAACCAACTAGCGAAATACGCACAGATCGGATGAGTCGCCATTTATATGACCTTGAAAAAATGATGGATACCCCAATAGCTCACAAGGCGATTCAAGATAGAAACCTTTATAATGAGATTGTCACTCATAGAAAAAAATACATTGGTCTTAAAGGGTTTGATTATGCTTCGCTTGCACCAGAACATATTAATTTCATTCCTCCGACTACAATTTCTCATCATTGGAAACGAGATTATCAAGCTATGAGGGAGAATATCATATATGGACCATCCATAGACTATGAGACCCTGATTAAACGGATCAGAATTCTGAATGTTCGCTTCAACCAGTCTACAATGGTGATTAAAATAGAATGA
- a CDS encoding DUF6088 family protein, with product MNRNNIPSKAEQVRTQIQSMKEGTIFFPDVFENIGQVALHIILSRLVQQNRIIRLGPGLYLHPRFSNVLGTYATPSLEDIAKAIAIKEKSRIIPTGSYALYKLGFTMQVPTSAVFLTDGSPRKINLEDGRIIVFKRTTAKNLSFHNPTVQLLVASIREIGNGNITPEHREIIQGILSKLHEEELKQDLILAPYWVRELILYERNIIHESQRPNRTGTS from the coding sequence ATGAATCGTAACAACATCCCTTCAAAAGCAGAACAAGTAAGAACTCAGATACAAAGCATGAAGGAAGGAACAATATTCTTTCCTGATGTATTTGAAAATATTGGCCAAGTAGCTCTCCATATAATCCTGTCGAGACTGGTACAACAAAACCGTATCATCCGTTTGGGACCTGGCCTCTACCTACATCCACGTTTTTCAAACGTCTTAGGAACCTATGCAACTCCTTCACTAGAAGATATCGCGAAAGCAATAGCCATCAAGGAGAAATCAAGAATCATTCCTACAGGTTCTTATGCATTGTATAAGTTAGGATTTACCATGCAAGTACCTACATCTGCTGTTTTCCTTACAGATGGCTCTCCTAGAAAGATTAATCTTGAAGATGGAAGAATTATAGTATTCAAGCGTACCACTGCTAAAAATTTATCCTTTCATAATCCAACAGTGCAATTGCTTGTTGCAAGTATAAGAGAAATTGGTAACGGTAATATTACTCCCGAACACAGAGAAATCATCCAAGGAATCCTTTCAAAGTTACATGAAGAAGAATTGAAGCAAGATCTAATCCTTGCACCTTATTGGGTCAGAGAGCTAATTCTATATGAAAGGAATATAATACATGAATCTCAAAGACCTAACAGAACAGGAACGAGTTGA
- a CDS encoding ATP-binding protein produces MERTAMKSLVAWKHSLYRKPLLLQGIRQVGKTWLLKEFGRQHYERVAYFNFDEHPEYRQFFESTKDIKRILNNLQFVAGFPITEGTTLIIFDEIQDAPNVLNALKYFHEKGNGYHVACAGSLLGVSLAKPSSFPVGQVDFLKIHPMTFREMLIAEDEKDLVAYLDSKEDGDPIPEAFFNPLLDHFKKYILLGGMPEVVSRWVIERKSESIDSILWSIVQAYERDFAKHPEPREYPKLMHIWHSLPSQLSRENKKFLYQLVKQGARAREYENALYWLVSAEVVTKVTRCTKPALPLSAYEDLSSFKLYSVDIGLLRRLSQLDISSFLNPVQLVSEFKGSFAENYILQSLSAAFSVPLRYWTSSDNRYEVDFLLQYKNLIIPIEVKADKNISSSSLKAIKRLHEDAFPLRVRYSLQNLKFDGDILNIPLFMADWSEQLITRVLGMETE; encoded by the coding sequence ATGGAAAGAACTGCTATGAAGTCTCTCGTGGCATGGAAACACTCTTTGTATCGTAAACCATTGCTTCTGCAGGGTATCCGTCAGGTGGGTAAGACCTGGTTGCTCAAGGAGTTTGGGAGACAACACTACGAGCGAGTTGCATATTTCAATTTTGATGAACATCCTGAATATAGGCAATTTTTTGAGTCCACCAAAGATATCAAACGTATATTGAATAATCTTCAATTCGTTGCAGGATTTCCTATAACTGAGGGCACTACGTTGATTATCTTTGATGAGATCCAGGACGCTCCGAATGTCCTGAATGCATTGAAGTATTTTCATGAGAAAGGGAATGGGTACCATGTTGCTTGCGCTGGATCCTTGCTGGGGGTCTCTCTTGCCAAACCATCTTCTTTTCCAGTTGGACAGGTTGATTTCCTGAAAATTCACCCAATGACTTTCAGGGAGATGCTCATTGCGGAGGACGAGAAAGATTTGGTGGCATATCTGGATTCCAAGGAAGATGGTGATCCAATCCCTGAGGCTTTTTTCAACCCACTGCTAGATCATTTTAAAAAGTATATTCTGCTTGGAGGGATGCCTGAGGTAGTCTCGCGGTGGGTAATTGAGCGAAAGAGTGAAAGCATAGACTCAATTCTCTGGTCGATTGTCCAAGCCTATGAGAGAGATTTTGCAAAACATCCTGAACCTAGAGAGTATCCAAAGCTGATGCATATTTGGCATTCTCTTCCCTCTCAGTTGTCAAGAGAAAATAAGAAATTCTTATATCAACTCGTTAAGCAGGGAGCAAGAGCCAGGGAGTACGAGAATGCATTGTATTGGTTGGTTTCGGCGGAGGTGGTCACCAAGGTAACACGATGCACCAAGCCTGCACTGCCCTTGTCAGCCTACGAGGATCTTTCCTCTTTCAAGCTCTATTCCGTCGATATCGGTTTGCTCAGAAGGTTGTCCCAACTAGATATTTCCTCATTTCTTAACCCAGTCCAATTGGTTTCAGAATTTAAAGGGTCCTTTGCTGAGAACTATATTTTGCAGTCTCTCTCTGCTGCTTTCTCCGTGCCTCTTAGGTATTGGACAAGTAGCGACAATCGTTATGAAGTTGATTTTCTTCTGCAATACAAAAATCTTATTATTCCTATTGAAGTGAAGGCTGATAAAAATATTTCGAGTTCCTCGTTGAAGGCGATAAAGCGACTCCATGAAGATGCCTTTCCGCTGAGGGTACGGTATTCTTTGCAGAATCTTAAGTTTGATGGAGATATACTTAATATTCCTCTGTTTATGGCTGACTGGAGTGAGCAACTCATAACTAGGGTTTTAGGGATGGAAACCGAGTA